The DNA region TTTTGAAAAGAAAAAAATTAGAGGAGGAGAAAAATGGTCATGGACGCTAGTATGATTTTAATCTTATTGGCTATTGCTGTAGGAATTATTGTTTTAGCAATTCTGTTTACATTTGTTCCCGTGATGCTATGGATTTCGGCATTGGCAGCAGGGGTGAAGATAAGCATTTTCACATTAATCGGAATGAGGCTTCGACGCGTTATACCAAACCGAGTAATCAATCCGTTGATCAAAGCTTCCAAGGCAGGGATCAATGTTACAATCAATCAATTGGAAAGCCATTATCTGGCCGGGGGGAATGTCGACCGGGTTGTAAATGCTTTGATTGCGGCACATCGTGCAAATATTGAACTTTCTTTCGAAAGATGCGCAGCGATTGATCTCGCAGGACGTAATGTACTGGAAGCCGTTCAGATGAGTGTAAATCCTAAAGTGATCGAAACTCCGTTTATTGCAGGGGTTGCCATGAATGGGATTGAAGTGAAAGCAAAAGCAAGAATCACCGTACGAGCCAATATCGAGAGGCTGGTAGGGGGGGCAGGAGAAGAAACGGTCATTGCCCGGGTAGGTGAAGGTATAGTAAGTACGATCGGTTCTTCTGATAACCACAAAAAGGTGCTTGAAAATCCAGATCTGATTTCACAAACAGTTTTAACGAAAGGATTGGATGCCGGGACCGCTTTTGAAATACTTTCAATCGATATTGCGGATGTTGATATCGGCAAGAATATCGGTGCCGAGCTACAAACAGAGCAGGCTGAAGCAGATAAAAATATCGCTCAGGCAAAGGCTGAGGAACGTCGGGCTATGGCTGTAGCAAGTGAACAGGAAATGAAAGCGCGTGTGCAAGAGATGCGGGCTAAAGTGGTTGAAGCTGAAGCGAAAGTGCCGTTGGCCATGGCAGAGGCGCTGCGTTCAGGCAATATAGGTGTTATGGATTATATGAACTTTAAAAACATCGATGCTGACACAGACATGAGAGGCTCCATTGGGAAAATGACCGGGGACAAAAAAGATAAGAATACAGATTCGAACAACTGAGTGATCTGAAGGGAGGGCTTTAAACATGGAAGGATTATTGATCCCGATCATCATAGGGGTGATTGGGTGGCTGTTTAAGATTAAATCGAACAATGACGATCATGGACAAAAACATAAAAACAAAGCTCGCAATTCCAAGACCCTCCCTCAAAGTAAAGAAAAAAGCGGCAGGATGGGTACCGAGAGAGGAAGGGGACCCAGGGAAAGTTCCAGAAGCGCCTCCAAAAAAGCAAGAGAAGATTATTATCAAAAAAAATCACAGGCTGATCCTCATATGAGGATCGCTGGAAAAAACGAGGAAGTAAAAACGCATCATGAGGATGTTCATTATGAAAGTAAAAGGACAGATGAGGAAATACTTAGCAAAAAAGATATCTTGAATGGAATCATCATGGCAGAGGTTTTAGGGCCTCCCAGGGCGA from Falsibacillus albus includes:
- the floA gene encoding flotillin-like protein FloA (flotillin-like protein involved in membrane lipid rafts); this translates as MDASMILILLAIAVGIIVLAILFTFVPVMLWISALAAGVKISIFTLIGMRLRRVIPNRVINPLIKASKAGINVTINQLESHYLAGGNVDRVVNALIAAHRANIELSFERCAAIDLAGRNVLEAVQMSVNPKVIETPFIAGVAMNGIEVKAKARITVRANIERLVGGAGEETVIARVGEGIVSTIGSSDNHKKVLENPDLISQTVLTKGLDAGTAFEILSIDIADVDIGKNIGAELQTEQAEADKNIAQAKAEERRAMAVASEQEMKARVQEMRAKVVEAEAKVPLAMAEALRSGNIGVMDYMNFKNIDADTDMRGSIGKMTGDKKDKNTDSNN